The nucleotide sequence CTTCCCCATAGCTTCCAGCGATTATGAATACGTCGAATATATCTATGATTCCACAAGGCTCTACAATGTCACAGTGGGGTTCCACTTAGGGTCTAAAGGTGTAGAACTATAGGCACTAGCAGCCAAGACAACATTAGCGCTAGAGACGCCTTCTTCACATTTTCCCCCATATACAACATGTTTTTGAATCTATTATCCTTTTTGAAAGGACCCACTCTGCTTGTCATTAAATATTTTCATAGAAACTAATATTACAAATATTGATTTTGCATGCTTAACACTTTTCGTCTAGTAGGTGAATAATTAGTTGGCGATCACGTTGGAAACCAAAGGCGTTCTTGTGGGAGTAGTCTTATGCCTTTTAGGTCTTGTTGTTTTTATGCATGGGATAAACAACATGACCCCTATAAATGCAGTTTCAAACTCGTTTCTTGTGGTAATAGGTATGTTCTTAGGAATAGCGGGGCTCATTGTGTTGATTACAAATGTTTTTTCAGGCGGCTCGATTTTCACCTAGATGTTTTCTTCAATTACTTTTCATTGCTTCAACAATTTCTTGCACTCTGTGCTTCGTTTCTGCTGTTGTTTTGATCGCCACGACTCCTTTATGTGGTTGCCCATAGAGTACTAGCGAGTTTTCAGGTGCTGTTAGGATGGCGACTAATGTTAGCAAGTCTTCTTCGCCGTCAACGATAATTTTTGTCCGCTGAGAATCGCGCATCGCCTTTTCTATTGCCAACCAAGCTTCGTCAGTTATGGTTCCAGGTGGATTCTTCACTTTTATGACTTTGTCAGCCGTTGCAGAGATGGGAGGTATTTCTTTTCTCATGATCTTGTTATCGATTATTAAGACATCGGGCAAAAGAGAATGGGTGGTTAAGTCTTGTGAAACTCGGTCGCCTACTGTTACTATTTTTGCTGGTTTTTCTTTTTCAATTAATGTTTCTAGTATTTTCATTGTTTCTTCCAAAGAGCCTTGAAACAATGTTCCTAAGGGCTTTTTTAGCTTTTTTCGAAGCTGCGGTGTGAGATAGCGGATGTCAATCACCCATGGCTTGCAATGAATCTCTCTATTGACCGATCATATGTTCTTTCAACTTCGGGCGGAAACAAGCATCCTGGCAGTTCATCTTGCTCTTTATGAAAACGAATACATTCACAACATTTTCCTTTTTTGTCACACGATGGATAGGTGCAGCTACAGTTTTTTAAATTCGCTTCAAGATTCGGACATGGCTTTTTTTGTTGCGTTTTAGTTATCCCCCTATTTTCTATGGAAAATTCATGCAAATTGATAACTTATGAAACGCTGTGTTATCGGACGCGTAGCGCGTAACGTCCTTTTTCCTTGATTTCCATCACTTTCGCTATTTCTGACTCTTCTGGATCGATGATAATTACAAGACCGCTGAAATCATCACTTAGAGTTGCGGTTTTGCATTTTTGGCACAACGCGCCTGTGGTGAGTGTATGGCATTCTCGACAGGCTTTCTCATTCATTGCTGTTTTTTCTCCTGCTCCTTAGCTTTTTCAACAGCCTTCCCTTTTTCAGCTTCGGTCTTGATTTTTTTCACTTCTTCCTTTATCCATTCAAGCTTTCCAAGAAATGGCTGTCTGGCAGTTACCCCAATTTTACCAGAACTCCCGCCCCGAGCCAATGAAACTGCTGTTATACGAGTTCTAACATGATCTCCAGACGATAGTTTCCTTCTAGTTTCTTTGCCCATCAACACACCTTGCCTTTCATCATAAGAAATGAAATCATCCATTAGTTGTGATACATGAAGTAACGCGTCAATTGGGCCAACACGAATGAACGCCCCAAAATCAGCAATTTCCACGACTTCACCTTCAACGATTTCTTGAATTTTTGGATAAAAGGTGATAAGAGAAAAGGAGACCCTGTGGTATGTGGCGCCATCACCAAGAATTATCTTTCCAGTTGGATTAACGTTAATGTCAGTAACAGCTACTACATAGCCAAGTTCATCATCTACCATGCCCTCGTATTTCACTCTCAGCTGTTCATGACCCGCTTGTGTAAGAGGTTCACCGAATTTTTCTGGGGGTATACGAATTGTGTCTTCCAGAACGAGGATCTTAAACATTATCACTTTCTCCTGACTTGAATAAACTCGCGCCTTACATAAACCTCTAAGGGATTTTAAAAAGCTTTTTGAAGCGTCTTTAGTTATTGACTAAAAGAAGCATTCTAGTTGGCGCTTCAATAACAAAGTTAGATGGCTCCATCCACCGCTAAATGTGACTTTTGCCTTAGATAAATAACTGGCACGTTTTTACGCCTCAGTCTTTTTCTTAACACTCTGTCATTTGTTGCAACACAGCAATTCAATTCCGTCGACACCCGAACAATTATGTCATCATGCGACTCACCCCCGTCTCTCTCCGCATCGATTTGACGGCATTTTTGAGTAAACTTCAAAGCAAAAGTTGCTTGTCGACGCAATTTCGTTGATCGGCTTTCAGTTATTCTCTGCAACTCTTTGTAGGTCGGAGAGAGGATTATTGGTTCAAACCGTCGATTTAGAATTTTTGCTAGCTCTTCAAAAATATCTACATTGAATTGGCAAGGAATAAAGAGGAAACTTGAGTCCAATATGACCCTTAATACCTTTCTTGATTTTTTTAA is from Candidatus Bathyarchaeota archaeon and encodes:
- a CDS encoding GTP-dependent dephospho-CoA kinase family protein; the encoded protein is MKILETLIEKEKPAKIVTVGDRVSQDLTTHSLLPDVLIIDNKIMRKEIPPISATADKVIKVKNPPGTITDEAWLAIEKAMRDSQRTKIIVDGEEDLLTLVAILTAPENSLVLYGQPHKGVVAIKTTAETKHRVQEIVEAMKSN
- a CDS encoding DUF6485 family protein — protein: MTKTQQKKPCPNLEANLKNCSCTYPSCDKKGKCCECIRFHKEQDELPGCLFPPEVERTYDRSIERFIASHG
- a CDS encoding DNA-directed RNA polymerase subunit E'', with the protein product MNEKACRECHTLTTGALCQKCKTATLSDDFSGLVIIIDPEESEIAKVMEIKEKGRYALRVR
- a CDS encoding DNA-directed RNA polymerase — its product is MFKILVLEDTIRIPPEKFGEPLTQAGHEQLRVKYEGMVDDELGYVVAVTDINVNPTGKIILGDGATYHRVSFSLITFYPKIQEIVEGEVVEIADFGAFIRVGPIDALLHVSQLMDDFISYDERQGVLMGKETRRKLSSGDHVRTRITAVSLARGGSSGKIGVTARQPFLGKLEWIKEEVKKIKTEAEKGKAVEKAKEQEKKQQ
- a CDS encoding DNA-binding protein, which encodes MPLKKSRKVLRVILDSSFLFIPCQFNVDIFEELAKILNRRFEPIILSPTYKELQRITESRSTKLRRQATFALKFTQKCRQIDAERDGGESHDDIIVRVSTELNCCVATNDRVLRKRLRRKNVPVIYLRQKSHLAVDGAI